In a single window of the Nocardiopsis composta genome:
- a CDS encoding helix-turn-helix transcriptional regulator has protein sequence MTATLDVPRQRPSERLWSVADAAAFLGVPAKTLYQWRYQETGPPSHRVGRYVRYVPDEVHAWVQAQP, from the coding sequence ATGACCGCGACGCTCGACGTGCCCCGACAGCGCCCCTCCGAACGGCTCTGGTCCGTGGCCGATGCCGCCGCCTTCCTCGGCGTCCCGGCGAAGACGCTCTACCAGTGGCGCTATCAGGAGACCGGCCCGCCCTCCCACCGGGTGGGCCGGTACGTGCGCTACGTCCCCGACGAGGTCCACGCCTGGGTCCAGGCCCAGCCATGA